The following proteins are co-located in the Rhodococcus opacus B4 genome:
- a CDS encoding MFS transporter, giving the protein MDTTLDPTVNPQSPGRAGGTPQADPSAVRRAAWAGLIGTTLEQYDFVIYGTASALIFNTLFFPNISPAAGILASFSAYAVGFLARPLGGLFFSRYGERLGRKWVLVATLMLMGGATLGIGLLPTYSQVGLLAPALLVACRFFQGFGAGAEQSGGATLLTETAQIGRRGRLAALVMTGAALGTALGAVAWIAAQLLPEEQLMSWGWRLVFISSLLVTVAAFVIRRKLTESPVFQELKEQHQVPKTPVKEIFANGKKPLFIVMFMTIGISAQSYIYQVFMASYLKNDVHVDPTFIPKVLLVGAICGGIAAYGFGRLSDRVGRKPVYISIVIALIILPVPTFLALNTGSHLLITMAMIVGFILACQGAVGVTMSYFPEIFGSRYRYAGVTLGREFASIFGGGVAPLICAALVTAFSGSWIPVAVYMIVMAVTVLIASAMAPETRDRDLTLAANATDREVTAA; this is encoded by the coding sequence ATGGACACTACACTCGACCCCACGGTGAACCCGCAATCTCCCGGCCGCGCAGGCGGCACACCCCAGGCAGACCCGTCCGCGGTCCGCCGGGCGGCGTGGGCGGGACTTATCGGCACCACGCTCGAACAGTACGACTTCGTCATCTACGGCACCGCCTCGGCGCTGATCTTCAACACACTGTTCTTTCCGAACATCTCGCCCGCGGCGGGCATCCTCGCGAGCTTCAGCGCCTACGCCGTCGGGTTTCTCGCCCGGCCGCTCGGCGGCTTGTTCTTCTCGCGTTACGGAGAACGTCTCGGCCGCAAGTGGGTGCTCGTCGCGACGCTGATGCTGATGGGCGGCGCAACATTGGGTATCGGCCTGCTGCCCACCTACAGTCAGGTCGGGCTGCTCGCACCCGCTCTCCTCGTCGCCTGCCGGTTCTTCCAGGGTTTCGGCGCGGGAGCCGAACAGTCCGGCGGTGCAACCCTTCTGACGGAGACGGCGCAGATAGGCAGGCGAGGTCGGCTCGCAGCTCTGGTGATGACCGGGGCCGCGCTGGGTACTGCTCTCGGCGCAGTCGCGTGGATCGCCGCGCAGCTCCTGCCGGAAGAGCAGCTCATGTCCTGGGGTTGGCGTCTGGTCTTCATCAGCAGTCTGCTCGTCACCGTCGCCGCGTTCGTCATCCGCCGCAAGCTGACCGAGAGCCCGGTGTTCCAGGAACTCAAGGAGCAGCACCAGGTTCCGAAGACACCCGTCAAGGAGATCTTCGCGAACGGCAAGAAGCCGCTGTTCATCGTCATGTTCATGACGATCGGCATCAGCGCGCAGTCGTACATCTACCAGGTGTTCATGGCGTCGTACCTCAAGAACGACGTGCACGTCGACCCCACCTTCATTCCCAAGGTGCTCCTGGTCGGCGCCATCTGCGGCGGCATTGCCGCCTACGGGTTCGGCCGTCTCTCCGACCGGGTGGGCCGCAAGCCGGTGTACATCTCGATCGTGATCGCTCTCATCATCCTGCCCGTCCCGACCTTCCTGGCCCTGAACACCGGCTCACACCTGCTGATCACGATGGCGATGATCGTCGGCTTCATCCTGGCCTGCCAGGGCGCCGTCGGCGTCACCATGAGCTACTTCCCGGAGATCTTCGGCTCCCGCTACCGCTACGCCGGCGTCACTCTCGGCCGTGAATTCGCCTCGATCTTCGGGGGCGGTGTCGCACCGCTGATCTGTGCGGCCCTCGTCACGGCCTTCTCCGGCTCGTGGATCCCCGTGGCCGTCTACATGATCGTGATGGCCGTGACCGTTCTGATCGCCTCGGCGATGGCACCGGAAACCCGGGACCGCGACCTCACGCTGGCCGCCAATGCCACCGACCGTGAGGTGACGGCGGCATGA
- a CDS encoding mannitol dehydrogenase family protein gives MSEPTLSRRHVPSAALIHRRVPEGTGIVHLGLGNFHRAHQAVYTALAMEREPGPWGILGVASRSRAVADAMNAQDLLYSVVEISPEGSRVSVPGSHTGTLVAEQDPESVIRAIADPATKIVTITVTEHGYTVSPETGSLDLDSDAVRRDLAEVRTPRTTIGQIARGLALRASTHAAPITILSCDNLLSNGRQTERLVREFVGTFAPPLRDDMLSWMTSSVTFPNSMVDRIVPSGADRYNEAALAHLGVRDTIAVPAEPFTMWVMEERFAAGRPVWEHGGALFTDDVEPYELMKVRLLNGTHSLIAYLGALDGRATIPESVAQPFVEAAARRILCDEYLPTVTVPESVDTVDYIRQLFSRWSNTALGHRTSQVGSDGSVKLAQRIPIPALEHLGRGTVPQYLSLTVAAYLCCIAPLPGFDPGPHARSMTDPARPRLAGMADNAASTTEFVRSVFVDGGLFPSTLASHTEFVSRIADFVDIIVRHGPAVAAAEASDPDLGTITSLQSRATI, from the coding sequence ATGTCCGAACCGACACTCTCTCGCCGACACGTTCCTTCTGCGGCATTGATCCATCGGCGGGTGCCGGAAGGCACCGGGATCGTGCACCTGGGCCTGGGCAACTTCCACCGCGCGCACCAGGCGGTGTACACCGCGCTCGCGATGGAACGCGAACCCGGACCCTGGGGAATTCTCGGCGTGGCGAGCCGTTCGCGCGCCGTGGCCGATGCGATGAACGCGCAGGACCTCCTGTACAGCGTCGTCGAGATCTCGCCGGAGGGTTCTCGTGTGAGCGTCCCGGGTTCGCACACCGGAACCCTGGTGGCCGAACAGGACCCGGAGTCCGTCATCCGCGCCATCGCGGACCCGGCGACGAAAATCGTCACGATCACGGTGACCGAACACGGGTACACGGTCTCACCCGAGACCGGTTCCCTCGACCTCGACTCCGACGCCGTGCGCCGCGACCTCGCCGAGGTGCGGACGCCCCGCACCACGATCGGGCAGATCGCCCGCGGACTGGCCCTGCGGGCGAGCACACACGCCGCCCCGATCACGATCCTCAGCTGCGACAACCTGCTGTCCAACGGGCGTCAGACCGAGAGGCTCGTACGCGAGTTCGTCGGCACCTTCGCGCCGCCGCTCCGCGACGACATGCTGTCCTGGATGACCTCGTCCGTGACGTTCCCCAACTCGATGGTGGACCGGATCGTGCCGTCCGGTGCGGACCGCTACAACGAGGCGGCACTGGCACACCTCGGCGTGCGGGACACGATCGCCGTCCCCGCCGAGCCGTTCACGATGTGGGTCATGGAGGAGCGGTTCGCCGCCGGCCGTCCCGTCTGGGAGCACGGCGGCGCGCTGTTCACCGACGACGTCGAGCCCTACGAGCTGATGAAGGTCCGACTGCTCAACGGAACGCATTCGCTCATCGCCTACCTCGGCGCTCTCGACGGGCGCGCCACCATCCCCGAGTCTGTGGCGCAACCGTTCGTCGAGGCCGCCGCGCGGCGGATCCTGTGCGACGAGTACCTGCCGACGGTCACCGTTCCCGAATCGGTGGACACGGTCGACTACATCCGGCAACTGTTCTCACGCTGGTCCAATACCGCTCTGGGGCACCGTACCTCGCAGGTCGGCTCCGACGGATCGGTCAAGCTGGCGCAGCGCATCCCGATCCCCGCACTCGAACATCTCGGCCGCGGTACCGTCCCGCAGTACCTGTCTCTCACGGTCGCGGCATACCTCTGCTGCATTGCCCCGCTGCCCGGGTTCGATCCCGGCCCCCACGCACGATCCATGACCGACCCCGCTCGACCGCGCCTGGCAGGAATGGCCGACAACGCCGCTTCCACTACGGAATTCGTTCGCTCCGTCTTCGTCGACGGAGGTCTGTTTCCCAGCACTCTCGCTTCGCACACCGAGTTCGTCTCGCGGATCGCCGACTTCGTCGACATCATCGTCCGCCACGGGCCGGCAGTCGCCGCCGCCGAAGCATCCGACCCGGACCTCGGGACGATCACGTCGCTGCAGTCCAGAGCGACCATCTGA
- the manD gene encoding D-mannonate dehydratase ManD — MTDKIISADVLVCSPTRNFVTLKITTADGVVGYGDATLNGRELSVASYLRDHVAPLLIGRDPARIEDTWQYLYRGVYWRRGPVTMAAIGAVDVALWDIKGKTLGQPVYQLLGGAVRDRVLSYTHATGWDAPALLDSVDAKREKGFQAIRVQSGVPGLDSVYGVHQGAAGYEPASRGALPVEEVWDTDAYLNHAPRILEAVREHVGPELKLLHDAHHRLTPQQAARLGKSVEHVDLFWLEDVTPAENQDALRLVRNHTTTPLAIGEVFNTIWDCQHLITEQLIDFIRVAIVHAGGISHVRKIFALAEVYQVRGGPHGPSDVSPISLGASLHLGLATPNFGIQEYMGYDPLVSEVFPHAWSFSDGHLTPGDVPGIGVNMNEELAEKYPYEQAYLPVARRRDGSMTDW, encoded by the coding sequence ATGACCGACAAGATCATTTCCGCGGACGTACTGGTCTGCAGCCCCACCCGCAACTTCGTCACCCTGAAGATCACCACGGCCGACGGCGTCGTCGGTTACGGTGACGCCACGCTCAACGGCCGTGAACTGTCCGTCGCGTCGTACCTCCGGGACCATGTCGCTCCCTTGCTGATCGGACGCGACCCGGCGCGGATCGAGGACACCTGGCAATACCTCTACCGCGGCGTGTACTGGCGGCGCGGGCCGGTCACGATGGCCGCGATCGGCGCCGTCGACGTCGCCCTCTGGGACATCAAGGGCAAGACCCTCGGCCAGCCCGTCTACCAGTTGCTCGGCGGTGCCGTTCGCGACCGGGTGCTCTCCTACACCCACGCGACCGGGTGGGACGCGCCCGCGCTGCTCGACTCCGTCGACGCGAAGCGTGAGAAGGGCTTTCAGGCGATTCGAGTGCAGTCCGGGGTTCCTGGCCTGGATTCGGTGTACGGCGTTCACCAGGGCGCCGCCGGATACGAGCCCGCGAGCCGCGGCGCCCTCCCGGTCGAAGAAGTGTGGGACACGGACGCGTATCTCAACCATGCCCCCCGGATCCTCGAGGCCGTTCGCGAACACGTCGGTCCCGAACTCAAACTGCTGCACGACGCCCACCATCGGCTCACCCCGCAGCAGGCCGCGCGGCTGGGGAAGTCGGTCGAGCACGTGGACCTGTTCTGGCTCGAGGATGTCACGCCGGCCGAGAACCAGGATGCGCTGCGTCTGGTGCGCAACCACACCACGACACCCCTGGCGATCGGCGAGGTCTTCAACACGATCTGGGACTGCCAGCACCTGATCACCGAGCAGTTGATCGACTTCATCCGCGTGGCCATCGTCCACGCAGGCGGAATCAGCCACGTCCGCAAGATCTTCGCGCTCGCCGAGGTGTACCAGGTTCGCGGCGGACCGCACGGCCCGTCGGACGTCTCACCGATCTCCCTGGGCGCGAGCCTGCACCTCGGGCTCGCGACACCGAACTTCGGAATCCAGGAGTACATGGGTTACGACCCGCTCGTCAGCGAGGTCTTCCCCCACGCGTGGTCGTTCTCGGACGGTCACCTCACCCCCGGCGACGTTCCGGGTATCGGAGTGAACATGAACGAGGAACTCGCGGAAAAGTATCCGTACGAGCAGGCGTATCTCCCGGTTGCCCGGCGCCGCGACGGCTCCATGACGGATTGGTGA
- a CDS encoding 2-hydroxyacid dehydrogenase, protein MKIVVADRNLIPHRSRLEATVPSDSRLSWHDGFDEAALAEDLRDADVYVGGKFTSSLASSAERLRLVHVAGAGTDNIAFDALAPDVLVANTFHHEKSIAEYVVATAVMLRRGFVAQDKALRQGIWATSVYDDRLTQSNSLQDAKVGFVGFGHIGHATWNLFRAFGATGAAVTGRGNVDAPSAGLDWAADVSQLGRLLVESDVVVVSAPLDDRTRGMIGAEELRALGSDGVLVNVGRGPLVQEQALFDALSSSTIAAAAIDVWYDYPGPDGRGTPSALPFSELPNILMTPHSSGVSRQTFLGRVDDIADNITRLARGEQLRNVVAPAVGSKGSRA, encoded by the coding sequence ATGAAAATCGTTGTTGCCGACCGCAACCTGATTCCGCACCGATCCCGGCTCGAGGCCACGGTTCCGTCCGATTCGCGGCTGTCCTGGCACGACGGCTTCGACGAAGCGGCCCTGGCCGAGGATCTTCGCGACGCCGACGTCTACGTCGGGGGAAAGTTCACATCATCCCTGGCGTCGTCAGCAGAGCGGCTGCGCCTCGTCCATGTCGCCGGTGCAGGAACGGACAACATCGCCTTCGACGCCCTGGCGCCGGATGTGCTGGTGGCGAACACCTTCCACCACGAGAAGTCGATCGCCGAGTACGTCGTGGCGACCGCGGTGATGCTCCGGCGCGGTTTCGTGGCTCAGGACAAGGCGCTCCGGCAGGGGATCTGGGCGACCTCGGTCTACGACGACCGTCTCACACAGTCGAATTCGCTGCAGGACGCGAAAGTGGGTTTCGTGGGGTTCGGCCACATCGGCCACGCCACGTGGAATCTGTTCCGAGCATTCGGCGCGACGGGAGCGGCCGTGACCGGCCGTGGCAACGTCGACGCGCCGAGTGCGGGATTGGACTGGGCGGCGGACGTTTCCCAGCTCGGGCGTCTCCTCGTCGAATCCGATGTCGTCGTCGTGTCCGCACCGCTCGACGACCGGACGCGGGGCATGATCGGCGCAGAAGAACTGCGCGCACTCGGCAGCGACGGTGTGCTGGTCAATGTGGGCCGCGGACCTCTCGTCCAGGAGCAGGCACTGTTCGACGCACTGTCCTCGTCGACCATCGCGGCTGCGGCCATCGACGTCTGGTACGACTATCCCGGACCCGACGGTCGCGGGACGCCCAGCGCTCTGCCGTTCTCCGAACTCCCCAACATCCTGATGACACCGCACTCTTCCGGGGTATCACGACAGACGTTTCTCGGCCGCGTCGACGACATCGCCGACAACATCACTCGACTCGCTCGCGGCGAGCAACTGCGCAACGTCGTCGCTCCCGCCGTCGGCTCGAAAGGATCACGAGCATGA
- a CDS encoding LacI family DNA-binding transcriptional regulator — protein MAPTLTEVAQRAGVSLSTASRAFSAPDRIGPDTLARIIAVADEIGYRAASPTRTDAVRPTATTVAVVVPDIGHTVFASFVKAAQAQGWHRRQTVLLTDTDGSADREREVLGELQGRVDALVVCAPRLPASDIVQLAGDTPLVLVNRSSPECDCIVADSEDGLRQTIDYLVALGHEHLAYVQGSPQSWSNQRRVAAVEDFCKSRDVRLSLLGWQQETLAGGHAAAASVIATGASAVITHNDPMAIGVMNGVRAMGFSVPDDLSVTGIDDSPLAELANPALTSVNVPMARAGVLSLDLVYQRASEPDSDVREIHLPTQLVVRASAGPAHDRVFRPGKESR, from the coding sequence GTGGCACCCACCTTGACCGAGGTCGCACAACGCGCTGGGGTCTCCCTGTCCACCGCATCGCGGGCGTTCAGTGCCCCGGACCGGATCGGACCGGACACCCTCGCGAGGATCATCGCGGTCGCCGACGAGATCGGCTACCGGGCGGCGTCACCGACGCGAACCGATGCCGTGCGACCGACCGCAACCACCGTCGCTGTCGTGGTGCCCGACATCGGGCACACCGTGTTCGCGAGCTTCGTGAAGGCAGCGCAGGCTCAGGGCTGGCACCGGCGCCAGACCGTGCTCCTCACCGACACGGACGGCAGCGCCGATCGCGAGCGTGAGGTTCTCGGCGAGTTGCAGGGCCGGGTCGACGCGCTCGTCGTCTGCGCCCCCCGACTGCCCGCGTCCGACATCGTGCAACTCGCCGGCGACACCCCGCTGGTGCTCGTCAACCGGTCGTCGCCCGAATGCGATTGCATCGTGGCAGATTCCGAGGACGGACTTCGCCAGACCATCGACTACCTCGTCGCGCTCGGGCACGAACACCTCGCGTACGTCCAGGGCTCGCCGCAGTCCTGGTCGAACCAGCGTCGCGTCGCCGCGGTCGAGGACTTCTGCAAGTCCCGCGACGTGCGGCTGAGCCTGCTCGGCTGGCAGCAGGAGACCCTCGCGGGTGGTCATGCCGCGGCCGCCAGTGTGATCGCGACCGGTGCGAGCGCCGTGATCACACACAACGATCCGATGGCGATCGGTGTGATGAACGGCGTCCGTGCGATGGGCTTCTCGGTCCCGGACGACCTGAGCGTCACCGGCATCGACGACTCACCGCTGGCCGAGCTTGCCAACCCCGCGCTCACGAGCGTCAACGTGCCCATGGCGCGAGCCGGCGTGCTGAGTCTCGACCTGGTGTACCAGCGTGCGAGCGAACCGGACTCCGACGTCCGCGAAATCCATCTCCCCACCCAACTCGTCGTCCGCGCATCGGCCGGGCCGGCGCACGATCGAGTGTTTCGCCCCGGAAAAGAGAGCCGCTAG
- a CDS encoding LLM class flavin-dependent oxidoreductase → MKLSILDRSRTRRGVPDAAALTGTIERAIHAERLGFDRFWVAEHHAVPGIASGSPPVLLAALGARTSRIRLGSGGVMLPNHQPLVVAEQFLMLEAMYPGRIDLGVGRSLGFTKPVREALRRDRNAPDTFADDLDEVRSYLEGKGGVTARPRVASPPPMFVLATRRGLDFAAKAGLPVVVGGPILHASGAGVPELDRYRDSFVQSAAHRSPYVVISLEVMIAENEDRARELLLPEAWALAQSSRTGEFPPLESVADIRRQPWTPRLREQVDASIASSIHGTPEQVRVALDGLAERAGADELLASTSTFDRDALFESDRQLSLLYP, encoded by the coding sequence GTGAAGCTGTCGATTCTGGATCGGTCCCGCACACGCCGCGGCGTGCCCGATGCCGCTGCGCTGACCGGGACGATCGAGCGGGCGATCCACGCCGAGCGGCTCGGATTCGACCGGTTCTGGGTGGCCGAGCATCACGCGGTGCCGGGCATCGCGAGTGGGTCGCCGCCCGTGCTGCTCGCCGCCCTCGGCGCCCGCACCAGCCGGATCCGGTTGGGGTCGGGTGGCGTGATGCTGCCGAACCACCAGCCGTTGGTGGTGGCCGAACAGTTCCTGATGCTCGAGGCCATGTACCCGGGCCGGATCGACCTGGGCGTCGGACGGTCGCTGGGATTCACGAAGCCGGTTCGGGAAGCACTGCGACGCGACCGCAACGCCCCCGACACGTTCGCGGACGACCTCGACGAGGTGCGGAGCTACCTCGAGGGCAAGGGCGGCGTGACCGCCCGGCCGCGGGTGGCGAGTCCGCCGCCGATGTTCGTTCTCGCCACTCGCCGCGGGCTCGACTTCGCCGCGAAAGCGGGGCTACCGGTGGTGGTCGGCGGTCCGATCCTCCACGCGTCGGGCGCCGGCGTCCCGGAACTCGACCGGTACCGCGACAGCTTCGTCCAGTCCGCGGCCCACCGGTCGCCGTACGTGGTGATCTCCCTCGAGGTCATGATCGCCGAGAACGAGGACCGGGCCCGCGAACTGCTGCTCCCGGAGGCGTGGGCGCTGGCCCAATCGAGCCGGACCGGCGAGTTCCCGCCGCTCGAATCGGTCGCGGACATACGCCGTCAGCCCTGGACCCCGCGGCTGCGCGAACAGGTCGACGCCTCGATCGCGTCGTCGATTCACGGCACCCCGGAGCAGGTGAGGGTCGCGCTCGACGGGCTGGCCGAACGCGCCGGCGCGGACGAACTCCTGGCCTCGACGTCCACGTTCGACCGGGACGCATTGTTCGAATCCGATCGGCAGTTGTCGCTTCTGTACCCCTGA
- a CDS encoding nitric oxide synthase oxygenase, protein MSYSLDVTSRSAAQMRECAEFFSEPELAHLPTARLADALESLAETGSYEHTVEELEVGSQLAWRNHARCVGRKHWRTLKLIDARHVTTADGIAEACWEHLRVATNGGALRSVITIGPRPLADGREYKIVSPQLIRYAGYRNADGTVTGDPAQVGITEAVTKMGWRGAGTRFDVLPLLISTPDEPLRWFDVPPDLVLEVDIEHPDYTWFADLGLRWHAVPAVSNMSLSVGGLEYPLAPFSGWYVSTEVGARNLSDTDRYDMLPAIAEKLGLDTSSERTLWRDRALVELNRAVIHSYRQAGVHMVDHHTVAKQFISHVEREESLGRKCPTDWSWINPPMSAALTPTFHRLYDAPDTTIRPNFLPAPAAASGCPITGGNL, encoded by the coding sequence ATGTCGTACTCGCTGGACGTCACGTCGCGGTCCGCTGCGCAGATGCGGGAGTGCGCGGAGTTCTTCAGCGAGCCCGAGCTGGCGCACCTGCCCACGGCCCGCCTCGCGGACGCACTGGAGTCGCTGGCGGAGACGGGCAGCTACGAGCACACCGTGGAGGAGCTGGAAGTCGGCTCGCAGCTGGCGTGGCGCAATCATGCCCGGTGTGTGGGCCGCAAGCACTGGCGCACGCTGAAGCTGATCGACGCCCGGCACGTCACCACCGCGGACGGGATCGCGGAGGCGTGCTGGGAGCACCTGCGGGTCGCGACCAACGGCGGCGCGCTGCGCTCGGTCATCACGATCGGTCCCCGGCCGCTGGCGGACGGGCGCGAGTACAAGATCGTCAGCCCGCAACTGATCCGGTACGCGGGCTACCGCAACGCGGACGGGACGGTGACCGGGGATCCCGCGCAGGTCGGCATCACCGAGGCGGTGACGAAGATGGGGTGGCGCGGCGCGGGAACACGATTCGACGTGCTGCCCCTGCTGATCAGCACTCCCGACGAGCCACTGCGCTGGTTCGACGTGCCCCCGGACCTCGTCCTCGAGGTCGACATCGAGCATCCCGACTACACCTGGTTCGCCGATCTCGGCCTCCGCTGGCACGCGGTTCCCGCCGTGTCGAACATGAGCCTGTCGGTGGGTGGGCTCGAGTATCCTCTCGCCCCGTTCAGCGGGTGGTACGTGAGCACGGAGGTCGGGGCCCGCAACCTCAGCGACACGGACCGGTACGACATGCTGCCCGCCATCGCCGAAAAGCTGGGCCTGGACACGTCGTCGGAGCGGACGTTGTGGCGTGACCGCGCGCTGGTCGAACTGAACCGCGCCGTGATCCACAGTTACCGGCAGGCCGGGGTGCACATGGTCGACCACCACACCGTCGCGAAACAGTTCATCAGTCACGTCGAACGCGAGGAATCATTGGGCCGCAAGTGCCCCACCGACTGGTCGTGGATCAACCCACCGATGTCGGCGGCGCTCACACCGACGTTCCACCGGCTCTACGACGCCCCCGACACGACCATCCGCCCCAACTTTCTCCCGGCGCCCGCAGCGGCGTCGGGTTGTCCGATCACCGGCGGGAACCTGTAG
- a CDS encoding MFS transporter codes for MSATVADTEVAQKSPSVPFRVSGSVATGSILQPLNSSMIAVAIVGIAAQFGSSSGITWVISALYIATAVTAPMAGKLGALLGARRVYLGGLALVALGSVAGLLAPTVGWLIFSRILVGIGTATQYPNAMTMIRGYAERHGAQPRTAITTLAICSQAVVALGPTLGGLLVGAFGWQSIMWINLPIVAFSAVAVTKFANVGFVGGMSVGRRQLVHALDVVGVLLFLALISSTMLFLLSVTTDPVWWLVPVWALVLALFVQWERRADEPFIDVRALARNRALSATLARTLLTYTAFYCVFFGIPQWLQYSRGMGATEAGLTMLPVAVVGIGSTLLASRTYRRHGVRRTLTVGTCALLVGGVLLASVESSTAPIVVLLMVAAVLGIPNGFNNIGNQNLISSVTSVEEVGTAIGMYRTVQYIGANLSAVVLQTTAGHVIGDDGLHRTGWFIAVAGVLLLAGVLMSRNMGDRRSAA; via the coding sequence GTGAGCGCGACCGTCGCCGATACCGAGGTCGCGCAGAAGTCGCCGTCCGTACCGTTCCGGGTCAGCGGATCCGTCGCCACCGGGAGCATCCTCCAACCCCTGAACTCGTCGATGATCGCGGTGGCGATCGTCGGCATCGCCGCCCAGTTCGGCTCGTCGTCCGGCATCACCTGGGTGATCTCCGCGCTCTACATCGCCACCGCCGTCACCGCGCCGATGGCGGGGAAGCTCGGCGCCCTCCTCGGCGCGCGGAGGGTGTACCTCGGGGGCCTCGCCCTCGTGGCGCTGGGCTCCGTGGCCGGACTGCTCGCACCCACGGTCGGCTGGCTGATCTTCTCCCGCATCCTCGTCGGAATCGGAACCGCCACCCAGTATCCCAACGCGATGACGATGATTCGCGGCTACGCGGAACGGCACGGTGCGCAACCGCGCACCGCGATCACGACCCTCGCGATCTGCAGCCAGGCTGTCGTGGCACTCGGACCGACGCTCGGCGGACTACTGGTGGGTGCGTTCGGCTGGCAGTCGATCATGTGGATCAACCTCCCGATCGTCGCGTTCAGCGCCGTGGCGGTCACGAAGTTCGCGAACGTCGGCTTCGTCGGCGGCATGTCGGTCGGCCGGCGGCAACTGGTGCACGCGCTCGACGTCGTGGGCGTGCTGCTGTTCCTCGCGCTCATCTCGTCCACGATGCTGTTCCTGCTGTCGGTCACCACCGACCCGGTGTGGTGGCTGGTCCCCGTGTGGGCGCTCGTGCTCGCACTGTTCGTCCAGTGGGAACGGCGGGCGGACGAACCGTTCATCGACGTTCGGGCACTTGCCCGGAACCGCGCGCTCAGTGCGACGCTCGCGCGGACCCTCCTCACCTACACGGCCTTCTACTGCGTCTTCTTCGGAATCCCGCAGTGGCTGCAGTACTCCCGGGGGATGGGCGCCACCGAGGCAGGCCTGACGATGCTCCCTGTCGCGGTCGTCGGTATCGGCTCCACACTGCTCGCGTCCCGGACGTACCGGCGGCACGGCGTGCGCCGAACGCTCACAGTCGGGACGTGCGCGCTGCTGGTCGGCGGGGTGCTCCTGGCCTCGGTGGAAAGCAGCACCGCCCCGATCGTCGTGCTGCTCATGGTGGCGGCGGTGCTGGGAATCCCCAACGGATTCAACAATATCGGCAACCAGAATCTGATCAGCTCGGTCACGTCCGTCGAGGAAGTGGGCACGGCCATCGGGATGTACCGCACCGTGCAGTACATCGGGGCGAACCTGTCGGCCGTCGTGCTGCAGACCACGGCCGGTCACGTCATCGGCGACGACGGACTGCATCGCACGGGATGGTTCATCGCCGTCGCGGGTGTTCTCCTCCTCGCGGGGGTGCTGATGTCGCGGAACATGGGCGACCGACGGTCGGCGGCGTAG
- a CDS encoding MarR family winged helix-turn-helix transcriptional regulator, whose protein sequence is MDEKVERLREDVVMFTRRIRAQRSGHLLTPSQLQALAHLDREGPMSARALADLEQVAPQSIARTVSILEDAGMVSRTVDPQDARASIVAITAPGLQTLTADRSRRSEWLAAALATECTDAERDLLFIAGRLLRRLAATPESAPQRESLMNS, encoded by the coding sequence ATGGACGAGAAGGTCGAGCGGCTCCGTGAGGACGTCGTCATGTTCACCCGGCGTATCCGGGCCCAGCGGTCCGGGCACCTGCTCACGCCCTCGCAGCTGCAGGCCCTCGCGCATCTCGACAGGGAAGGTCCGATGAGCGCCCGCGCCCTCGCCGATCTCGAGCAGGTGGCGCCGCAGTCCATCGCGCGGACCGTCTCGATCCTCGAGGACGCCGGCATGGTCTCCCGCACGGTGGACCCCCAGGACGCACGGGCGAGCATCGTCGCGATCACCGCGCCGGGGCTGCAGACCCTCACCGCCGACCGGTCGCGGCGGAGCGAATGGCTCGCGGCGGCACTCGCCACCGAGTGCACCGACGCCGAACGCGACCTCCTCTTCATCGCCGGACGGCTACTCCGCCGACTCGCCGCCACCCCCGAGTCGGCGCCGCAGCGGGAGTCACTGATGAACTCGTGA